One stretch of Calonectris borealis chromosome 5, bCalBor7.hap1.2, whole genome shotgun sequence DNA includes these proteins:
- the LOC142083180 gene encoding inositol 1,4,5-trisphosphate receptor-interacting protein-like 1, translating into MAAIKFFALVVQSIIQLLQMVGDELDEAMRERMQQREEMLSREMTRLLQELEQSTREQSTQEQSTQEQSGFAWGALLFAALQQWQFWAIAGALVLLFGLCWWLKKRSCEPDSSSDEESSSSDREQVVEEEEEEEEEGGNGDVYDLQRFYDEHIQSPVQNLATECKEVKLLVDHFILVMEKLFSKSFFPVLQSAIGVGSAFEGWSPREEDIIYRLLVPLKSPQGHVFHLVQDTAGEMPARDFCIHVDLVCTCLNEQLAGEMLCFLHCPEEELSRKQEPSLLRTLCTGSYLDVQKTAHWLQDWLKDVWVVLPQSRKYRLTVLPSSRSCKFQVTNGNNRSLWIEMIFGVQQRDSDIFVSSRTLDTIFTPSIVWPESYAVAEVKFFRHVASHAPQDSIHLKCLQLCARILMCRGSSTYALKTAVMHLLTLSRWGSVSFVPGLLRIMRYLHHCLEEKRLNHFFFGNENVPEEIILPPAFQTAEPLNLFQHLAQDPDAHAEAVREFMKLGDRLARVRGVPRDAFAGLIPDGR; encoded by the coding sequence atggCCGCCATAAAATTCTTTGCCTTGGTTGTGCAAAGCATCATCCAGCTCCTGCAGATGGTCGGTGATGAGCTGGATGAGGCCATGCGCGAGCGCATGCAGCAGcgtgaggagatgctgagccgggagatgactcggctgctgcaggagctggagcagagcacccgggagcagagcacccaggagcagagcacccaggagcagagcggcTTTGCCTGGGGAGCGCTGCTCTTTGCCgccttgcagcagtggcagttctgggcgattgctggagccctggtcctgctcttcgggctctgctggtggctcaAGAAAAGGAGCTGTGAGCCAGACAGCAGCAGTGACGAGGAGAGCTCCAGCAGCGACAGGGagcaggtggtggaggaggaggaggaagaagaagaagaaggcgGCAATGGTGATGTATATGACCTGCAAAGGTTTTATGACGAGCACATACAGTCGCCAGTTCAGAACTTGGCCACAGAGTGCAAGGAGGTGAAGCTCTTGGTGGATCACTTCATTCTTGTCATGGAAAAGTTATTCTCAAAGAGTTTCTTCCCAGTGTTGCAATCAGCCATCGGGGTGGGCAGCGCCTTCGAAGGTTGGAGTCCCCGTGAGGAAGACATTATCTACCGCCTGCTCGTGCCCCTGAAGTCCCCCCAGGGGCACGTCTTCCACCTGGTGCAGGACACTGCGGGGGAGATGCCGGCAAGGGACTTCTGCATCCACGTTGATCTGGTGTGCACCTGCCTGAAcgagcagctggcaggagagatgctgtgctTCCTCCATTGCCCCGAGGAGGAGCTGAGCAGAAAACAGGAGCCCAGCCTCCTACGCACCCTCTGCACCGGCTCCTACCTAGATGTGCAGAAAACTGCCCACTGGTTACAGGACTGGCTGAAAGATGTCTGGGTGGTTTTGCCTCAGTCGAGGAAATACCGTCTAACGGTGCTGCCCTCCAGCCGCTCCTGCAAATTCCAGGTGACCAATGGCAACAACAGAAGCCTCTGGATTGAGATGATATTTGGGGTGCAGCAACGCGACTCGGACATCTTTGTGAGCAGCCGGACTTTAGACACCATCTTCACCCCAAGCATCGTGTGGCCGGAGAGCTACGCTGTGGCAGAGGTGAAGTTCTTCAGGCATGTGGCCAGCCATGCCCCGCAGGACAGCATCCACCTCAAATGCCTGCAGCTCTGCGCCCGCATCCTGATGTGCAGAGGCTCTTCCACCTATGCCTTGAAGACAGCTGTGATGCACCTCCTGACCCTGTCACGCTGGGGCAGCGTCTCTTTCGTGCCGGGACTGCTGCGCATCATGCGGTACCTGCACCACTGCCTGGAGGAGAAACGCCTCAACCACTTCTTCTTTGGCAATGAGAACGTGCCCGAGGAGATAATCTTGCCCCCAGCCTTCCAAACGGCCGAACCGCTCAACCTCTTCCAGCACCTGGCGCAGGACCCGGATGCCCACGCCGAGGCAGTGCGTGAGTTCATGAAGCTGGGAGATCGGCTCGCAAGAGTGCGGGGAGTACCCAGAGATGCGTTTGCGGGGCTCATACCTGACGGCAGATGA